One segment of Setaria viridis chromosome 4, Setaria_viridis_v4.0, whole genome shotgun sequence DNA contains the following:
- the LOC117852223 gene encoding probable phospholipid-transporting ATPase 4 isoform X2: MGRSGGRRRDRMRWSKLYTFNCFRGQHGDAGAEGPSSDGAGAVGGPGFSRVVHCNNPALQKPLKYPTNYITTTKYNIITFFPKAIFEQFRRVANLYFLLTAILSLTPVCPFSAVSMIAPLAFVVGLSMLKEGLEDWRRFIQDMKVNNRKVAVHKGDGEFVYRHWEELCVGDVVKVEKDQFFPADLLLLSSSYEDGICYVETMNLDGETNLKVKRSLEVTLPLEEDESFKDFQAVIRCEDPNPSLYTFTGNFEYERQVYALDPFQILLRDSKLRNTSFIYGVVIFTGHDSKVMQNSTESPSKRSRIERKMDLIIYILFTVLVLISLISSIGFAVRIKLDLPHWWYLQPQNSNKLDDPSRPALSGIFHLITALILYGYLIPISLYVSIELVKVLQAHFINQDIHMFDEDTGNTAQARTSNLNEELGQVHTVLSDKTGTLTCNQMDFLKCSIAGVSYGVGSSEVEIAAAKQMASGDEDNDMPLQDIWEENNEDEIELVEGVTFSVGNNRKPSIKGFSFEDDRLMQGNWTKEPNSSTILLFFRILALCHTAIPETNEATGSIAYEAESPDEGAFLVAAREFGFEFFKRTQSSVFVREKHTSSKGTTEREFKILNLLEFNSKRKRMTVILKDEDGQILLFCKGADSIIFERLAKNGRMYEVDTTRHLNDYGEAGLRTLALSYRVLEESEYSSWNAEFLKAKTSIGPDRELQLERVSDLIERELILVGATAVEDKLQKGVPQCIDRLAQAGLKIWVLTGDKMETAINIGYACSLLRQGMKQICLSIPTGDQAAKESLLSQIANGSQMVKLEKDPDAAFALVIDGKALAFALEDDMKHMFLNLAIECASVICCRVSPKQKALVTRLVKEGIGQTTLAIGDGANDVGMIQEADIGVGISGVEGMQAVMASDFSISQFRFLERLLVVHGHWCYKRIAQMICYFFYKNIAFGLTIFYFEAFAGFSGQSVYDDWFMLLFNVVLTSLPVISLGVFEQDVSSEICLQFPALYQQGPKNLFFDWYRILGWMGNGLYSSLAIFFLNLCIFYDQAIRAGGQTADMAAVGTTMFTCIIWAVNMQIALTMSHFTWIQHLFVWGSISTWYLFILAYGMTLRSRDNYQILLEVLGPAPIYWAATLLVTAACNIPYLIHISYQRSCNPLDHHVIQEIKYLKKDVEDQTMWKRERSKARQKTKIGFTARVDAKIKQIRGKLHKKGPSLTIHTVP; the protein is encoded by the exons atGGGCCgttccggcgggcggcggcgggaccgcATGCGGTGGAGCAAGCTCTACACCTTCAACTGCTTCCGCGGCCAGCACGGGGATGCCGGCGCGGAGGGGCCCTCCTCAGATGGagccggcgccgtcggcgggcCGGGGTTCTCGCGCGTCGTGCACTGCAACAACCCCGCCCTGCAGAAGCCGCTCAAGTACCCCACCAACTACATCACCACCACCAAGTACAACATCATCACCTTCTTCCCCAAGGCCATCTTCGAGCAGTTCCGGCGCGTCGCCAACCTCTACTTCCTCCTCACCGCCATCCTCTCGCTCACCCCGGTGTGCCCCTTCTCGGCTGTCAGCATGATCGCGCCGCTGGCCTTTGTCGTCGGGCTCAGCATGCTCAAGGAGGGGTTGGAGGACTGGCGCCGCTTCATCCAGGACATGAAGGTGAACAACCGCAAGGTCGCCGTGCACAAGGGCGATGGCGAATTCGTGTACCGGCACTGGGAGGAACTTTGCGTCGGCGATGTGGTCAAGGTCGAGAAGGACCAGTTCTTCCCTGCTGATTTGCTGCTACTGTCATCAAGCTATGAAGATGGCATTTGCTATGTTGAGACGATGAACCTGGATGGCGAGACGAACCTCAAGGTGAAAAGGTCACTTGAGGTTACGCTGCCATTGGAAGAAGACGAGTCATTTAAGGATTTCCAGGCAGTGATACGCTGTGAGGATCCCAACCCGAGCTTGTACACATTCACTGGTAACTTTGAGTACGAGAGGCAGGTGTACGCCCTTGACCCGTTTCAGATACTTCTCAGGGACTCAAAACTAAGGAATACATCCTTTATCTATGGAGTGGTCATCTTTACTGGCCATGACAGTAAAGTCATGCAGAATTCAACTGAGTCACCATCCAAGAGGAGCAGGATTGAGAGGAAGATGGATTTAATCATATACATTCTGTTCACTGTGCTCGTCTTGATATCACTCATTAGTTCAATCGGTTTTGCTGTGAGGATCAAGTTAGATTTGCCCCACTGGTGGTACTTGCAGCCACAGAACAGCAATAAATTGGATGACCCATCACGCCCTGCTCTTTCTGGGATATTCCATCTAATCACAGCACTCATTCTTTACGGGTATCTGATTCCAATCTCGCTGTATGTCTCGATTGAACTCGTGAAGGTATTGCAAGCACATTTCATTAACCAGGACATTCATATGTTTGATGAGGACACTGGTAATACTGCTCAGGCTCGTACATCCAACTTGAATGAGGAGCTTGGCCAGGTTCATACAGTGTTATCGGATAAAACTGGCACTTTGACCTGCAATCAGATGGACTTCTTGAAGTGTTCAATTGCTGGAGTTTCATATGGTGTGGGTTCAAGTGAAGTTGAAATTGCTGCTGCAAAGCAGATGGCATCAGGTGATGAGGACAATGACATGCCTTTACAAGATATATGGGAGGAGAACAATGAGGATGAAATAGAACTTGTGGAAGGAGTCACCTTTAGTGTTGGGAACAACCGAAAACCCTCCATAAAAGGCTTCAGTTTTGAGGATGACCGTCTCATGCAAGGGAACTGGACCAAGGAGCCAAATTCTTCCACAATTCTACTCTTCTTCAGGATACTTGCTCTGTGCCACACAGCGATACCAGAGACAAATGAGGCAACTGGTTCTATTGCCTATGAAGCAGAATCACCTGATGAAGGGGCTTTTCTTGTGGCAGCCAGGGAATTTGGGTTTGAATTTTTCAAGCGAACACAATCAAGTGTCTTTGTCAGGGAGAAACACACATCTTCAAAGGGCACAACTGAGAG GGAGTTCAAGATTCTCAACCTATTGGAATTCAATAGCAAAAGAAAACGAATGACAGTCATTTTGAAGGATGAAGATGGTCAAATTCTTCTTTTTTGCAAAGGAGCAGACAG CATCATATTTGAGAGACTGGCAAAAAATGGAAGGATGTATGAAGTTGATACGACCAGGCATCTGAATGATTATGGTGAGGCAGGCCTGCGAACGTTGGCACTATCATACAGGGTACTTGAGGAATCAGAGTATTCTTCTTGGAATGCTGAGTTTCTTAAAGCAAAGACCTCTATTGGGCCTGATCGAGAGTTGCAACTTGAACGTGTCTCTGATTTGATTGAAAGAGAGTTGATCCTTGTCGGTGCAACTGCAGTAGAGGACAAATTACAAAAAGGG GTTCCTCAGTGCATAGATCGTTTGGCGCAAGCAGGTCTCAAGATCTGGGTTCTGACTGGCGATAAGATGGAAACTGCAATTAACATCGG ATATGCGTGCAGTTTGCTGAGGCAAGGCATGAAACAAATATGTTTGTCCATACCCACTGGTGATCAG GCTGCAAAGGAGAGTCTTCTGTCACAAATCGCCAATGGGTCACAAATGGTCAAACTCGAGAAGGATCCAGATGCAGCATTTGCTCTAGTTATTGATGGAAAAGCTCTGGCATTTGCTTTGGAGGACGACATGAAGCACATGTTCTTGAATCTGGCGATAGAGTGTGCTTCTGTCATATGTTGCCGTGTGTCTCCAAAGCAGAAAGCACTG GTGACTCGACTTGTCAAAGAAGGTATAGGACAAACCACTTTAGCAATAGGTGATGGTGCAAATGATGTGGGCATGATTCAAGAAGCTGATATTGGAGTTGGTATAAGTGGGGTGGAGGGCATGCAG GCAGTGATGGCTAGTGATTTTTCAATTTCTCAGTTTCGGTTTCTTGAGCGACTTCTAGTCGTCCATGGACATTGGTGCTACAAGAGAATTGCCCAAATG ATCTGCTACTTCTTTTACAAGAATATTGCCTTTGGGCTTACAATATTTTACTTTGAGGCGTTTGCTGGGTTTTCTGGGCAATCTGTATACGACGATTGGTTTATGCTGCTTTTCAATGTTGTTCTTACCTCGCTTCCTGTTATATCACTTGGAGTGTTTGAGCAAGATGTTTCATCTGAAATCTGCTTACAG TTCCCAGCACTATATCAGCAAGGGCCAAAGAatcttttctttgattggtaCCGGATCCTAGGATGGATGGGGAATGGCCTCTACTCATCTCTGGCCATATTCTTCCTCAACCTTTGCATATTCTATGATCAGGCAATCCGTGCTGGGGGCCAGACCGCAGACATGGCTGCAGTGGGAACTACCATGTTCACCTGCATCATCTGGGCTGTCAACATGCAAATTGCTCTAACAATGAGCCATTTCACATGGATTCAGCATCTCTTTGTGTGGGGCAGCATATCAACTTGGTATCTCTTCATCCTCGCCTACGGGATGACATTGAGGTCCCGTGACAACTATCAGATCCTGTTGGAAGTCCTTGGGCCAGCTCCCATATACTGGGCAGCGACACTTCTGGTGACTGCTGCTTGCAACATCCCCTACCTGATTCACATATCCTACCAGAGATCATGCAATCCACTTGATCACCATGTGATTCAAGAGATCAAGTACCTAAAGAAAGATGTCGAAGACCAGACAATGTGGAAGAGGGAGCGGTCGAAGGCCAGGCAGAAGACGAAGATTGGTTTCACTGCGAGGGTCGATGCGAAGATCAAGCAGATCAGGGGGAAATTGCATAAGAAAGGCCCATCCTTAACAATTCATACAGTACCATAG
- the LOC117852223 gene encoding probable phospholipid-transporting ATPase 4 isoform X1 translates to MGRSGGRRRDRMRWSKLYTFNCFRGQHGDAGAEGPSSDGAGAVGGPGFSRVVHCNNPALQKPLKYPTNYITTTKYNIITFFPKAIFEQFRRVANLYFLLTAILSLTPVCPFSAVSMIAPLAFVVGLSMLKEGLEDWRRFIQDMKVNNRKVAVHKGDGEFVYRHWEELCVGDVVKVEKDQFFPADLLLLSSSYEDGICYVETMNLDGETNLKVKRSLEVTLPLEEDESFKDFQAVIRCEDPNPSLYTFTGNFEYERQVYALDPFQILLRDSKLRNTSFIYGVVIFTGHDSKVMQNSTESPSKRSRIERKMDLIIYILFTVLVLISLISSIGFAVRIKLDLPHWWYLQPQNSNKLDDPSRPALSGIFHLITALILYGYLIPISLYVSIELVKVLQAHFINQDIHMFDEDTGNTAQARTSNLNEELGQVHTVLSDKTGTLTCNQMDFLKCSIAGVSYGVGSSEVEIAAAKQMASGDEDNDMPLQDIWEENNEDEIELVEGVTFSVGNNRKPSIKGFSFEDDRLMQGNWTKEPNSSTILLFFRILALCHTAIPETNEATGSIAYEAESPDEGAFLVAAREFGFEFFKRTQSSVFVREKHTSSKGTTEREFKILNLLEFNSKRKRMTVILKDEDGQILLFCKGADSIIFERLAKNGRMYEVDTTRHLNDYGEAGLRTLALSYRVLEESEYSSWNAEFLKAKTSIGPDRELQLERVSDLIERELILVGATAVEDKLQKGVPQCIDRLAQAGLKIWVLTGDKMETAINIGYACSLLRQGMKQICLSIPTGDQVAQDAKKAAKESLLSQIANGSQMVKLEKDPDAAFALVIDGKALAFALEDDMKHMFLNLAIECASVICCRVSPKQKALVTRLVKEGIGQTTLAIGDGANDVGMIQEADIGVGISGVEGMQAVMASDFSISQFRFLERLLVVHGHWCYKRIAQMICYFFYKNIAFGLTIFYFEAFAGFSGQSVYDDWFMLLFNVVLTSLPVISLGVFEQDVSSEICLQFPALYQQGPKNLFFDWYRILGWMGNGLYSSLAIFFLNLCIFYDQAIRAGGQTADMAAVGTTMFTCIIWAVNMQIALTMSHFTWIQHLFVWGSISTWYLFILAYGMTLRSRDNYQILLEVLGPAPIYWAATLLVTAACNIPYLIHISYQRSCNPLDHHVIQEIKYLKKDVEDQTMWKRERSKARQKTKIGFTARVDAKIKQIRGKLHKKGPSLTIHTVP, encoded by the exons atGGGCCgttccggcgggcggcggcgggaccgcATGCGGTGGAGCAAGCTCTACACCTTCAACTGCTTCCGCGGCCAGCACGGGGATGCCGGCGCGGAGGGGCCCTCCTCAGATGGagccggcgccgtcggcgggcCGGGGTTCTCGCGCGTCGTGCACTGCAACAACCCCGCCCTGCAGAAGCCGCTCAAGTACCCCACCAACTACATCACCACCACCAAGTACAACATCATCACCTTCTTCCCCAAGGCCATCTTCGAGCAGTTCCGGCGCGTCGCCAACCTCTACTTCCTCCTCACCGCCATCCTCTCGCTCACCCCGGTGTGCCCCTTCTCGGCTGTCAGCATGATCGCGCCGCTGGCCTTTGTCGTCGGGCTCAGCATGCTCAAGGAGGGGTTGGAGGACTGGCGCCGCTTCATCCAGGACATGAAGGTGAACAACCGCAAGGTCGCCGTGCACAAGGGCGATGGCGAATTCGTGTACCGGCACTGGGAGGAACTTTGCGTCGGCGATGTGGTCAAGGTCGAGAAGGACCAGTTCTTCCCTGCTGATTTGCTGCTACTGTCATCAAGCTATGAAGATGGCATTTGCTATGTTGAGACGATGAACCTGGATGGCGAGACGAACCTCAAGGTGAAAAGGTCACTTGAGGTTACGCTGCCATTGGAAGAAGACGAGTCATTTAAGGATTTCCAGGCAGTGATACGCTGTGAGGATCCCAACCCGAGCTTGTACACATTCACTGGTAACTTTGAGTACGAGAGGCAGGTGTACGCCCTTGACCCGTTTCAGATACTTCTCAGGGACTCAAAACTAAGGAATACATCCTTTATCTATGGAGTGGTCATCTTTACTGGCCATGACAGTAAAGTCATGCAGAATTCAACTGAGTCACCATCCAAGAGGAGCAGGATTGAGAGGAAGATGGATTTAATCATATACATTCTGTTCACTGTGCTCGTCTTGATATCACTCATTAGTTCAATCGGTTTTGCTGTGAGGATCAAGTTAGATTTGCCCCACTGGTGGTACTTGCAGCCACAGAACAGCAATAAATTGGATGACCCATCACGCCCTGCTCTTTCTGGGATATTCCATCTAATCACAGCACTCATTCTTTACGGGTATCTGATTCCAATCTCGCTGTATGTCTCGATTGAACTCGTGAAGGTATTGCAAGCACATTTCATTAACCAGGACATTCATATGTTTGATGAGGACACTGGTAATACTGCTCAGGCTCGTACATCCAACTTGAATGAGGAGCTTGGCCAGGTTCATACAGTGTTATCGGATAAAACTGGCACTTTGACCTGCAATCAGATGGACTTCTTGAAGTGTTCAATTGCTGGAGTTTCATATGGTGTGGGTTCAAGTGAAGTTGAAATTGCTGCTGCAAAGCAGATGGCATCAGGTGATGAGGACAATGACATGCCTTTACAAGATATATGGGAGGAGAACAATGAGGATGAAATAGAACTTGTGGAAGGAGTCACCTTTAGTGTTGGGAACAACCGAAAACCCTCCATAAAAGGCTTCAGTTTTGAGGATGACCGTCTCATGCAAGGGAACTGGACCAAGGAGCCAAATTCTTCCACAATTCTACTCTTCTTCAGGATACTTGCTCTGTGCCACACAGCGATACCAGAGACAAATGAGGCAACTGGTTCTATTGCCTATGAAGCAGAATCACCTGATGAAGGGGCTTTTCTTGTGGCAGCCAGGGAATTTGGGTTTGAATTTTTCAAGCGAACACAATCAAGTGTCTTTGTCAGGGAGAAACACACATCTTCAAAGGGCACAACTGAGAG GGAGTTCAAGATTCTCAACCTATTGGAATTCAATAGCAAAAGAAAACGAATGACAGTCATTTTGAAGGATGAAGATGGTCAAATTCTTCTTTTTTGCAAAGGAGCAGACAG CATCATATTTGAGAGACTGGCAAAAAATGGAAGGATGTATGAAGTTGATACGACCAGGCATCTGAATGATTATGGTGAGGCAGGCCTGCGAACGTTGGCACTATCATACAGGGTACTTGAGGAATCAGAGTATTCTTCTTGGAATGCTGAGTTTCTTAAAGCAAAGACCTCTATTGGGCCTGATCGAGAGTTGCAACTTGAACGTGTCTCTGATTTGATTGAAAGAGAGTTGATCCTTGTCGGTGCAACTGCAGTAGAGGACAAATTACAAAAAGGG GTTCCTCAGTGCATAGATCGTTTGGCGCAAGCAGGTCTCAAGATCTGGGTTCTGACTGGCGATAAGATGGAAACTGCAATTAACATCGG ATATGCGTGCAGTTTGCTGAGGCAAGGCATGAAACAAATATGTTTGTCCATACCCACTGGTGATCAGGTAGCCCAGGATGCAAAGAAG GCTGCAAAGGAGAGTCTTCTGTCACAAATCGCCAATGGGTCACAAATGGTCAAACTCGAGAAGGATCCAGATGCAGCATTTGCTCTAGTTATTGATGGAAAAGCTCTGGCATTTGCTTTGGAGGACGACATGAAGCACATGTTCTTGAATCTGGCGATAGAGTGTGCTTCTGTCATATGTTGCCGTGTGTCTCCAAAGCAGAAAGCACTG GTGACTCGACTTGTCAAAGAAGGTATAGGACAAACCACTTTAGCAATAGGTGATGGTGCAAATGATGTGGGCATGATTCAAGAAGCTGATATTGGAGTTGGTATAAGTGGGGTGGAGGGCATGCAG GCAGTGATGGCTAGTGATTTTTCAATTTCTCAGTTTCGGTTTCTTGAGCGACTTCTAGTCGTCCATGGACATTGGTGCTACAAGAGAATTGCCCAAATG ATCTGCTACTTCTTTTACAAGAATATTGCCTTTGGGCTTACAATATTTTACTTTGAGGCGTTTGCTGGGTTTTCTGGGCAATCTGTATACGACGATTGGTTTATGCTGCTTTTCAATGTTGTTCTTACCTCGCTTCCTGTTATATCACTTGGAGTGTTTGAGCAAGATGTTTCATCTGAAATCTGCTTACAG TTCCCAGCACTATATCAGCAAGGGCCAAAGAatcttttctttgattggtaCCGGATCCTAGGATGGATGGGGAATGGCCTCTACTCATCTCTGGCCATATTCTTCCTCAACCTTTGCATATTCTATGATCAGGCAATCCGTGCTGGGGGCCAGACCGCAGACATGGCTGCAGTGGGAACTACCATGTTCACCTGCATCATCTGGGCTGTCAACATGCAAATTGCTCTAACAATGAGCCATTTCACATGGATTCAGCATCTCTTTGTGTGGGGCAGCATATCAACTTGGTATCTCTTCATCCTCGCCTACGGGATGACATTGAGGTCCCGTGACAACTATCAGATCCTGTTGGAAGTCCTTGGGCCAGCTCCCATATACTGGGCAGCGACACTTCTGGTGACTGCTGCTTGCAACATCCCCTACCTGATTCACATATCCTACCAGAGATCATGCAATCCACTTGATCACCATGTGATTCAAGAGATCAAGTACCTAAAGAAAGATGTCGAAGACCAGACAATGTGGAAGAGGGAGCGGTCGAAGGCCAGGCAGAAGACGAAGATTGGTTTCACTGCGAGGGTCGATGCGAAGATCAAGCAGATCAGGGGGAAATTGCATAAGAAAGGCCCATCCTTAACAATTCATACAGTACCATAG